Part of the Rhipicephalus sanguineus isolate Rsan-2018 chromosome 5, BIME_Rsan_1.4, whole genome shotgun sequence genome is shown below.
ATGCTGTTTCTCGAAAAGGTAGGAATCAATCCGCCTTAGTGCGAGGGACTTGGCTTTCCCTGCCCTGTCGGGAAAGCGCTCGAAATCCCTGCGAGTCTTGTCGATGCCGCATTTGCAATACGGGCGCAGcttcgatgcgtggcaacggttATTCCAGACCCATAAGCGCACCTCTCTCATAAAATGAACAGAGAAAAGACGTTCTTGCGATTTCAAAAGGCACAAGCTGAAACTAACGTGGCGTTGACTTTTGAAGGCGCCGGGCAGAACAGCGCCGGTGAGGGTGCCTGAAGGAACAACTGTATATGAAGAATTTGCCTTGTATCGCCAAGCCTAAAGAAGTCGGTGGAAATATCGGCACCAACGAGGATAACATAACTAGCAGCGCTTGCACggcatcttttattgcgatagtagtGACGTGGACTTTCGAGATGCGTTCCCGTCGCTCCCGTTGGCGCTGCCGTTGTCGTGTTGTCACGGTATAAATGTGCATGAACGACTCGCGTGTGGAGGATTCCGTTATCTCCATGGAGGCAAGCGCATTTCGCTGAAAAAGCGATGAAGGCCGAGTGATTTAAGCAACGGGGTGCCCACATGTGATATGTTTCCGTTCGTTCCGTAATGCGGGTGCATTTCCTTTTTGACAGTGCCGGAGCCGGAGATGAAGtgtaaaagaaaggcagggaggtcaaccagtgCTCATCCCGCTAGGTTGCCCAGCATCTGTCACAAGCAATTGTAATATATTCAGTATTTTCTAAGCAAGAAACACACCTTATGTAGAGTTATGGACAAAAGATTGATCCCTTCTAGCAGCAAACTATGGGCACAAATTCTGGTTAGGAATAACAACTAGGGGTGTAAGCAAGCTTCTGCCCATTGCGAAAAAAGTGTCTCATGTCGACCCTTCAACATGGAAGAATGATACCTACGAAAACTTATCGAATCGACGACTTGATTAGAATTTTcagttttgtttattgtttttacAACAGTGTGTTTTACACCTCTTGTTTTTTACTTCGTGTTTTACACCTGTCTGACATTGTGACGGTATAGGCGAACGATAAAACTGCAAACTGTGGACCCCTGTTCGATAAAGCGTAGGTATAACCACCAGAGGTATGGAGCAACGAACACCAATGGAGAGATTGCATCTCCTTTCCTGACCCCATTCACAAATGCTATTTTTCGCTTTTCTTATGGAGAAGGCAGGTAGTCGTTATAGATGTCGGCTAAGGTATTCACATATGCTCGCAGTACTCTTTAACGACATATTACATTTAAGACTACTGCTATCTGACTGCATCGCATCCATTTTCGTAGTCTATGAAGGCCATATAAAGGAGTTTGTTGTCGTCAGGAAATTTTTCAACTACCCGATTGATGTCATGGTTGTGACCAATTGTAAAGTGCCCTTTCTTAAGCATGCTTGCTGTCTCGGTCGATTAAAGTGTTGCTCTAACCTTATTAGAAGTTACCTTCGCTAATATATTTTGTATAATACTGCATGTAAGCTGATGGGTCTACTATTGTGTAAGTCTTTATGCCTCATTATAACGTTGACGTTTTTCCAGCTCACTGGTACACTTGCAGTTTTCAGACACTGTGTAGCTTAAAACATTTGCAGACTTGTGGACTGGTTCACAAGTCTGCAAATCCACTATGTCCACTATGTCCACTATGTCCACTGTAAATCCACAAGTCCACTATATCGCACGCTTCAAAATAAAATCCCTTCCATTTTTGATCAAAACGGCTGTTAAGCCTGCTATGCCACCTTCCCCAGATACTTATGCGCCGGACACGTCCTGAAAAGCCCTCCCAGCCTTATCGATACTTACAGGCGGAACTTCAGTATCCCTTTCGCTCAAGGCTGGATGAGTAATCTGCGAACAGTGCATTTCCGAGTGGAAGTCCTCTTCTACTAGAAACTGAGAATTCTCAGTTCTAGAATGCGCAAATGAGAGCTGGAATGCGGAAACTGGGATACGGAACTAGAATGCGGAAATGAGAATGCGTAGCATTCGTAGGTTGTTACTTGTTCAAATATTCAGATTTGTCCGATTATTCACTTCacccgcataattcgccatgacgCAATATTCGGGAAAATACGAATATGAGCTTATCAAATCGAATATAAttcgaataaaaaaaacattccatttgtattccaaatttcgaatattcgcacacccctacttctaAGTATTAATAACCCATTAATTCCCAGTACATGCAACACACTTCCAATGTTCAAAATATTTCTTGGTCGTGTTCTTAGAGTCCCTGGGAGTACTAGTGTTCAATAAAAAAGATGAGGGTATAGTCTGTGAATTAATAATGAGATGTTGCATATGTGCAACACTGGGCAGTAGTGTAAAGTCTGAGGCCAAGCCAAGTTAACAAACTTTTTTATTGGCACCGTCCCTTTTGATGCATTATCAAATCCAAGACAGTACAAAGCTCAAGCACGGCTGTTTGTAGCCTACTGGTGGAAACTAACAAAACAGTTACGATCTTTGTTCAAACATAACATCACCTTACACTTCGAACAAGAAACATATGTGTAGCCCCCTGGGCATGCCTTGCAGCGGTTCCGCCTTTCATTCCATGTGGGCCAGTGCTCTTTGCTGTCTCTTCTCACGTCACGAGGGACATTTAAGCACACTTTCTTGAGTGGCGTGACATTTTGAACTGAAGGGCGCCCTGGTGGTCGCTTGTTGAGCAAGATGAGGCTCGTTGCGAGCTCAGAGAGGAATTCTCTCAAGGGTGTGGGCGGCGATTTGTGCTGCTGGAGGATTCTCTTGTGCATGAACCATGCATTAACAGCAGCCATTTTGAGCGTGTGCCAAAATAAATACATGTACCAGCGTTTTGACCTGATAGAAAAACGATACGAGAAACACATTTTGTCAAGAAGGTCCACGCCACCCATCGATCTGTTGTAGGCAGGAATGATGGCTGGACAATCGACAAAGATGTGCTTTTTTTCCTTGCTGTCCCATCTTTTGACGGAGGTAACAGGGTCGGCACCAATGCAGTTCGAAAGGAGAGTGACAGTGCGGTTGTCGTGCCACTTCACTGCCACCATTGTCTTTTGGTCGCAAGAGGTGACTGAAGTATCACAGGTGCCCCGACCTCGCTTCTTCATCGATTTTTCATCCATTAACTTGCTACAGCTGATTCTGTTTTCACGGACTGTGCCGATATAGGAGATTCCCATTCTTGAAAGTTCCTCTACAAGGTGAGGGCCAGTGAAGAAGTTGTCAGCGACAACTAGATTGTTGTCTCGCTTTGGGAGGCTGGAACACAGCTGGAGCACAACACCAGCTCCCAACCCAAGCTGGTAGCCATCCTGGTTCCCATAAAAACCTTTGTTGCAGCGCTGGTAGACatcaaaatcataacacagacCTGATTCTCCCGAACGTGCCCAAAGTTTCAGGCCCCATTTACTCTTCGGTTTATTTGGCATGTACTGACGAATGTAACAGCGCCCACGGAAGGGGATCAAGATTTCGTCCACTGCTGATTTGTTTTCTTGGGGCACAGCAATCATGTTGCTACGCAAGGAAGTGAGCCATGGGCGCACTTTCCAGCACTTGTCTTCTTTGACTTTGTCATTGGCCGCTTCATTATCAAAAAAATGCAGGTGGCGTGTTATCTTTTCAAATCTGTTACGGGACATTACCTGGGCTACTAATTCATATCTACTTCCATTTTCCCAGTAAGCACGAACCCTGTGCATGTTTACGAGTCCCATCCTGAAAAACATGCCCAGCACAGATGTCAGTTCTTCAACAGTGAGGTTTAGGGCGGTTCCGTGCTTCTGAAAGTAGTATCTGTTGCTCTCATCCACAACAGCCTTTAGCATGGATCGAGAAACAAACATGTCGAAGTATTCCTGAGCGCTCAGCGGCTCTGCAGGTGGCAGCGGAAAGTCGTTCTCGAAACTCTCTGCTTCGTTGTCGAAATCTTTCTTCACCCATGTGTACCGCTTTTTCACGTTACGTGACTTCCGATCTCCCGGAGGCATATCTGTCGAGCTTGCAACTCCTACCTCAGCTTCTTCAACCTCGGTTGAGACGGCCTCTTCGTCACTGCTGTCTCCAGACACTTCGTCTTCACTTCTCTCATCAGCGGAAAAATCGCTCTCATTAGTGTCGATAACATCCAGCAGGTTTGCATGAAGAAAACGTTTCGGCCTCTCTTTTGGAACAGAATAGAACATTGAGGTTGAAATGGCAGTAGATCCCTGAAAAATCGTTAAAAGAGCAAAATTAGCAAACAAATATCAAGTACGACACTTTACATGCACGCACGCCACGATATACAGGGCGCGTTTCATGCAGAAAAGCAATGTTGCATATCTGCAACAGCGGAAATTATGGCATTTAGTGCCCAGTGTTGCATATGTGCAACACACCACGTGCAAAAAATATTCTATAGAACAGTGAAAGCGCAAAGCCAACTTTTACGTCCTATACTAGTGTCTAGAGTGTCTGCAACATacattcagtgaaaaaagcagCGCAGGTTCACTTAACGGCTCATAAAAAAAAGTTTACGATACCTTGTTTGCGGAGCTCGCGGACGGCGTGGGTGCTGCCATTTTCAAAACTCCAGATACGACGACTTTGGCCCCCAAGCGGCTAAAAAAGTAACTGCGTGGAATGAAAAACCCTCGAAGTACGATAGTATGGACAACTTTTACCAATGCATTAGGATACTCGCAATCAGCAGGGCGCGGAACTCAGTGTTGCAGATATGCAACAAGGGGCAATAATGGGTGGCTCAAGGCTGGATGAGTAATCTGCGAACAGTGCATTTCCGAGTGGAAGTCCTCTTCTACTAGAAACTGAGAATTCTCAGTTCTAGAATGCGCAAATGAGAGCTGGAAT
Proteins encoded:
- the LOC119394302 gene encoding piggyBac transposable element-derived protein 3-like, with the translated sequence MAAPTPSASSANKGSTAISTSMFYSVPKERPKRFLHANLLDVIDTNESDFSADERSEDEVSGDSSDEEAVSTEVEEAEVGVASSTDMPPGDRKSRNVKKRYTWVKKDFDNEAESFENDFPLPPAEPLSAQEYFDMFVSRSMLKAVVDESNRYYFQKHGTALNLTVEELTSVLGMFFRMGLVNMHRVRAYWENGSRYELVAQVMSRNRFEKITRHLHFFDNEAANDKVKEDKCWKVRPWLTSLRSNMIAVPQENKSAVDEILIPFRGRCYIRQYMPNKPKSKWGLKLWARSGESGLCYDFDVYQRCNKGFYGNQDGYQLGLGAGVVLQLCSSLPKRDNNLVVADNFFTGPHLVEELSRMGISYIGTVRENRISCSKLMDEKSMKKRGRGTCDTSVTSCDQKTMVAVKWHDNRTVTLLSNCIGADPVTSVKRWDSKEKKHIFVDCPAIIPAYNRSMGGVDLLDKMCFSYRFSIRSKRWYMYLFWHTLKMAAVNAWFMHKRILQQHKSPPTPLREFLSELATSLILLNKRPPGRPSVQNVTPLKKVCLNVPRDVRRDSKEHWPTWNERRNRCKACPGGYTYVSCSKCKVMLCLNKDRNCFVSFHQ